From the genome of Papaver somniferum cultivar HN1 unplaced genomic scaffold, ASM357369v1 unplaced-scaffold_10, whole genome shotgun sequence:
agccagattgtaaaatccaaaaccgtcATCTTGGCGATGCTAATGCATGTGCGATGACTATCGTTGCTGATCATCAACGGTTAGCAAATATAATCTTCCTcggataaaagaaaagaaaagaaaaaaaggaacttTGGTACGTACAAGTCTGCAGCCACTGTACTGCAAGATCTCCACTGAAGAACATAAGATTTTGTACCAAAAAGAAAGATCATTTTTGTTAGACAGTAAAGAAGATGTTAAGGGCAAATCAGGAGCCCCACCCACGTTAGATCCGTTTTTACTAGCTAATAGTCCCAGTCCAGGGCTGCCTCTTGGCTTAAAGCCTTAAAGCTTAACGGTATTCTCTCAAGGGGCAACTCTAGTAATGGTCCTCAACTCCTCCTTAATCACATTCTCCGTCCAAGATATATAATGCATCCTAATTAATCACTTGTTTACTAGTCCAAATTTTAGTCAAATTATGCACGTTGAAAGTCATTGCTCGAAATTGCATTGCATTCATTAACGTTGGCAAACAATGATCgactaaattttattttatttttgacaaatcAGGATATCCTGGCAGGCCTCTTAGAGCTCCTGACTAATCACTGGATCAGGTTAAGACCATAGATCTCTCATTCCTATCTGACCGGGTTAAAACGTTGATTGTGAGAGTGACCATAAGGAAGAACCAAGATTTCAACCTCCAGTTTATGAGGTAGTGTCAAACCATGCGCTTGACCATCTTCCCGATAGTTGACTAAAATGTACTAACAACAAAAACCCGCAATTCAAAACCTTTGAAAGTATTTGAGTTGAAATGATCCTATACCTTGAGGATTCTTGTGGGAAACGAAGCTGGAAGAGCCAGGAACAAATACGGCATTAGACCAATAAAAAGTTTGGTAAAGTTATTGATACAGGAATATTGTCTCACTCACTCCATGAATGGAGCACAGAGGAGAGAAAGACAATATCGGCAATCACTACGTAAGTTTCAAATGCAAATTAGTCAATTGAAATGACCAAATCTTTTTAAGGTTTACTCACCTAACAACAACTCAATCTTTTTGAGGTCTTTCTCTCAGTATATTTTTAGTCGATTCACATTAATGTTTAATTAATCTTTGACCAACTATTTAGTGTTCAAGATTTTGAGTGTCGTGTGCAAACTGGTATACCATTTGCTTTTGGTCATCAGGTGTCAACAGCATTATTTGGTTGTCTAAGTCAGTACATGTGGAATGGTCGGAGCAGGTATTTCTTCTCTTTGGTCAGATTTTTTCATTCATATTCACTCGATAATTTCTAATGGTAAAAGATGTTGGAAAATTGGGTCAAAAATTAGAGGGTGAAAAACAAACACAAGAATGGTGTCCTCGTGACTTTAAGgttctttctatttttttttagacaATAATTAAGTCTTTCCTAATTAATTTGATGAATACAACAGGTCCCTTGAACTATGTCTTTGGGATTCAATGAACCGTAACATCGTAATCGAATTTAAGGATTGTACTTTTTTGACCCGCACAAGAACACACTGTTTAAAGTTCTGATGATGctactaaagaagaagaaaaataatgatatttgatgtgttttcaagagAAACAATCACTACTACTTATAGGGATTTCATGTATTTTGGAGGTGTCTGTTCATCACCAAACAACAACTTCAAAAGGTGTCAGCCCAGCACAGCCATCCCATGAAATCACATGCTTAGCGTGGTgtgtgttgtgttgtgctgtgTCGTGTCGTGCAGGAGATTAAGATGTGTCGTGCTTGGTCGTGTTAGAAGGCGTGTTGTGATGTGTTGTGCTGTGTCGTGTCCGAGATTAAGACGTGTCGTTTTTTGCCGTGTTAGAAGGCGTGTTGTGCTGTGTTTTGCCAGAAAATAAACCTGATATGTCGTACTGTGCTGTGCCGGGCACATCTATATTATGTTTTCCAATACAAATATTTACTAAATACTTAGGATTATATGTATTGTTatgaaaagaagtcaacataacGGTAATAAAATGTCAATAATTGGATAGAATAAAATAAACGTAATGTACCGTGCTTTTGTGAAATAtgcacaaaatgtgatgtattgtgcaatgttgtgtagtattttatacatattatgacgtgctttcttaacgtgttgcGTTGTGTCGTGCCACGTGTTTATCCGTGCCGCGTGCTATGCTGGGCTACTGCGCTGATTAGTCTAGCCCAGATCGTCTAATGAAACTAACATGTTATGTCATATTGGGCTAAGTCATGTGCTGGGTTGGGCTGTACTCAAATTTGAGCGTGCGGGACTGTGCTCGTGCTGGCAATGCCTAATTTACACCTCTACACCTGGCCACCTTCATGGCAATTAAAGTTGGGTATTTGAGTAAGCTttgagaaaaaaatataaaataaaacccTTTTGACACTTTATCTACTAAGAACATCCTCACAAATGTAATCTATAACACCCACACTGGAGTGGGGGTTGATTGAAACTTTGGATGAACCAAAATCATAAATTAAGAGCAAAATTGTAGAATTAAGATTGTATATTTGTATGTCTCAAATTGTCAACAGATGAGCTGCGTAAGTAACATAAAGGTCGACAATGGATGATTAAAATAACAATGCACGTCGAGATATGTTTTTGTACTAACATCATCAACTATGTATGCACTGTACTTTCCTAGGAAGCCGCCAAtctaaaaatttaaaatcaaaaattgatttcttattaagattatgtttttattttatcaaaactAAAAATAACATAATAGTTAAACAGAAATGATAGATGCACCGAGGGAGTTATCCCGATGCTCTCTAGCAACTTCTTGGGACCCGTCACAAATAAGTGGCCGCCCTGTTACACTCCCTTGGTGGTGAGGCGGTGAGGCCCTCAAATTTGTGAGAGAGCATCGAGATTGTGGAACGAATCCCTCTGTGCATCTATCACTTCTTAAAATTGAATGAACTTGACTAAATTAAGtataattttttcatttttggtcGATTGACAGACCCTTAACTGGCCCAAAACCATAGTCACCAATTCGGCAACTTCATTACCAGTCCTAACACCGCCAAACCCATTATTGTTGGTCTCTCTTCATTAACTTTTATGCTTCGCTGCAAATGTTACATTAGACAAGAACACCGCTACCACGATGGGGAGATCCGACCGAAGAAAAAAGGAAACACTGCTGCAATTGGATTGTAAAAGAAAATTTGTGCCTACAGTGAAAGTATCAattttcctgaaacggagggagtacgtcGTTTTATTAGTTACaatggaaaattagttgatgcataaaccaaaatatggctacataatgtgtTATGCGTCTTTTGTGGTGGTGTGCACACTGGCtataaaatcaaattttgaaaatCGTGCCTTAAATGATAAACACCTCCGGATTTTTCGTAAaatctctaaatttgatattgttgtttgtactcattgtgtatatttctttaaattctttccaacgagataaaatttgtaagatTCCAAAGCatagatttttagatatgttatattctagtttgtttgccaattatacccctgaaaagatATGATaaataaggaattataatacaatTTGACTCTGATACCTCTTTACCCTTCCTCtttggtttatttacgaaaatgtttAGTACCTATTTGCCTTTCCTCTtcggtttatttacgaaaatgtctaatACCTATTTGCCTTTCATCTTCgatttatttacgaaaatgtataaaggaaaaagagaaaaatttgATTCAGAGGGACATTTTTGGTTTTTCGACACGGAgcatttccaatctttttatgtcaattgatcacttatatttacaaaaaaaaaagaccatatAGAAGTTCCTCCCTCtttcgcttcgctcggtcggtcGGCCGGCCAATTACAATGTTTATTTTTGCAAAAACTAAATGAAAGATTGTTGGTAGTATAATGACATTCTCTCTGGGACATCCCAGTTATCTCACATAAGCTAATGAAAAAGACTAATCATGAGGGAGCCTTATGTAACGAAAGTGCTGCTACTATCTACAAACGTTTTAGTTGCCACACCGTCCATATCACTATCGGGTTTGGATATTTTGGTGCATAAAATCCTAACCTGCCGTCCAAAAAAGTgcttttgttttcgattcatcTGAATGCGCATAGTCATACACGATTCTCCTAGCATTGCATGGACGAAGCACATAAGAGGATGAAAAATTGCAAAGACTATATAACGAACTCCAAAACAAAAAATAGTCAAATGACGAGCTAAGTGTTGTAAAATATTTGTTTCGCGTTTCGGCTTCTTGGAAATCATAATCGACAGTGTTAAATTAAAGTAAGATGAGACGTCAGATATGTTTTTATGCTGCCATCACGAAGTATGTATGCACGGTACTTTCCAAGAAAAAGGAACCCCCGATTTAGATTTTTAacatctataaaaaaaaatcgatCAAAGAAAGTAATGACTTTCGCAAAGTTTGTATATTATTGTACTAAAAGGCAAAAAGCCGAATAACCTCTTTTAATGGTAAGCTTGTGGATGTTAAAGAATTGTAAAAAGTATTGGCTGCTAATTATATTGGGACATGATTTATCCTCTCAACCGATAAAGCAAGATTTGCAGTATTGGAACAATGATCGTATCATATTCATCCAGTTGGAGCTTTACGCTACAATTATTATAACTGTCCTAAAATCCATTTAGGACGATTCTAGGTATTTGAAACAGGGTCCGGCCGTTTCATAACTGCAACAGTTGCAGAACTGTTGGCAACGGTACATTTGAAGTATTTGAAACGTCTCGGTTCAGTGCAAAACCGACAATTCTGTCATTTGTAAATATTCATCAGAAACCATACGAAAATGATGAATGACATATCCTCCGACAAACAGAAACCATGTTAATCTGAACTTTTACATTCAAAACATATAGGGATAGGTACATTTACTAGCAATAAAATCATCTAATCAGTTTAAACCAAAGGTCTTCGGTTTGGTTTGATGGTTCATCGGATATCGACATTTTCCCCGAACGACATCTCACATAAGCTAGTGATAAGGACTAGTCATGCGGGTGTCATTGGTAACCAAAGTTCTGCTACTATCTACAAACGTTTTAGTTGCCACACCGTCCATAATACTAGGAAGCCATTATCGTTATAAGGTTTGAATATTTAGGACCCACATAATCTAATTTTGGATCCTCATTATTATCATTGTAAGGTTTGAAACCTTAAACAGTGAAAACCGACCATGTATAATGGCTCAAATCAATCATCCTATCACATCTTAAGATATGTATTTTAGTGCATACATTTCCACACTGCCGTCCAAAGTGCTTTTGTTTTCAGAATCATTTAAGTGTGTGAACGGCTTCGATTCTGTTCAGTAATTTATAGCCATAGACCACAATATCTAGTTGCAGTCGGTGGCCGAACAAGCATAGGCCAATTGGAGTAATAGACCTTTGATGGTTAATGCCCAAAAGTTTTTCTCCATGTTTTTAAAATTGCATTCAGATTTTCCGCCCCCTGCAGCCTAACTTGGCCGGTCATTTtgataactgttcattttcttatTTGATAACTAATCATTTTCTTAGTTAGTACCATGAGAAACATGTTACTGTATATATGGAGTTCTTACTTACTTTTATGACCAAAAGTCATCATCAATCCCCCTTACCAAACTTTGGACACACTTGGTATAAACCTCTTATCAGAATTTAATATCAGTTGAGTGGATATACACATACAATGAATTTCAAGCTGCTGTGGGAAACAGTAGACTTTTCACTGACAATGGGTCTTTTTGGATATATAGAATCCATTCCTCTGTGAGAATATTGATGATGAATGGATGAGTCAGTTTTGAACTAAATATCAAATCTGAAAGAGTTCAGTAGAGAGTTGATGTCACTACCATGTGCAAagaaaactgcaagtgcagaagAGCGGGTGAGCCAGTGACGGAATCAGAACTTATATATTATGgggtcaagaaaaaaaaatatatatatatatatatatatatatttgttctaatttattttttaaatcctAATAGAATATATTTTCCCTTATTTACAGCTCACAGGATATTCTCATTGATGGACtgtaatcataataatatatattgcCTAACATCCCTCTAAGGAAGTTAAGGCGTGTTTTACCAAAACCAACATGGTATCATCCTAACTACACgatcctcttcttcctcttccattTTCAAACCAACATGGTATCATCCTAACTACACgatcctcttcttcctcttccattttcttttcttcttcaacaacatcaatCATGGCAGGAGATAAAAAGACACTACACCCGGCGTTtaccatcaacaacatcaaaaccctCATCCCTATTCTCCTAGATATCAAACAGGATGAATACTCTTCTTGGGTTTTTCTGTTCGAGCTCCATCTTCAGGCTCATCGTCTTCTCTTTCTCATTGATGGATCCACACCACCACCGGATGTCGACGCTACCACCGTGCTTCAACTTGACGCTCTCTGTCGtcaatggatgttctccaccatgaCCAAGGATTTAATGCTCACCGTCCTCAAATCTGGCGAAACTGCTCAAGAGATTTGGAATCATCTCAAGAAACTTTTTCAAGACAACAAAGGTAACCGCGCTGCGACTCTTGAACGTCAGTTTGTTAACCTTAAGTTTGTTGATTGCACTAGTATTGATGATTATTGTGATAAAATTAAATACCTATCCGATCGATTACGTGATCTTGATTTTCCTATGAATGATAAACGACTTGTGATTCAACTCGTCAACGGCcttccggaggaatacaacatGGTGGCCTCCTTTATCCAATAAGCTATGCCTACATTCGATGCCGCTCGCTCACAGCTGCGAACCGAAGAGATCCGGCGCCCTCAACAGACCTGTACGTCTTCACCTACAGCGCTTGCAGCTAAAGCTTCGACCACAGATCGTGGAACTCAGCGCTCACAGCGCTCAGGCTCAGCCAAACGCAGTGGCAGTCGATCGTCCTCCTCACTGCGGCTCCACCACTGCTGCCAACTCCACCACTGCTGCCAACTCCACCACATCCTTACCATCTGTATCGTGCACCAAATCCGGCTTACTGGACACCACAGTGGGCAACGCCACCTTGTCCGTATCCCACAGCACCTCCGGAAACAGCATGGCAGCAACCTTTCAGTCACAGCTCCTACCGAGGCCGTGGACGCAGTGGACAGTCACGCGGTCGACCTTCCAGCATTGGACGTGGACAGGCATATCTCACTCCATCCACGGAATACCTTCATCCCAGTGACATTTCCGAAGCGTACAGTTCCATGAGTTTACACTCTCCTGACGACGCTTTTTATATGGATACCGGTGCCACATCGCATCTCACCGCAGACTCAGGTACTCTAAACACTGTTTTTAATACTAGCAATGTTCGTtccatcttagttggcaatggtAACAGTATTCCAGTCATTGCTTCCGGTACCAAGTTCATAGACATTCCATCTCGCACCCTAAAGCTAAAAGACACTCTTGTTGCTCCTGACAttatcaaaaatttggttttcgttcgtaaattcaccactgataatcatgtgtctgttgaatttgacccatctggtttttctgtgaaggatttgagaTCGAGGAAGATTCTTCTTCGATGTAATAGTTCCGGGGAGCTCTACCCTATTACTCCTTCTACCGTGCCACCTTCAACTTCGCTCTTGCCTCATCCAATATCCCTTCTCACGTGCTCCTATGATGTTTGGCACAGCCGTCTTGGCCACCCAGGGAAAGCTATCTTAGATAATTTACGTGCAAACTCTTCAATTCTATGTAATAAAAATCAGTCTACTAAACTTTGTCATTcctgtcaagttagtaaacatatTCGTCTGCCATTTTCTGATTCAAACTCTGTCACTTTTTCCCCATTTGATATAATTCATAGCGACTTATGGACATCTCCATTGCATGTCGAGACTGGTTTCAATTACTATCTTATATTGCTAGATGACTTCACAAATTATCTATGGATCTTTCCTCTTAAATTAAAATCCCAAGTTTATACCAAGTTCTTAGAATTTCGCTCTTTCGTTAAAACACAGTTTGAACGAGAAATCAAATCTTTTCAATGTGACATGGGTCGTGAATTCGACAACTCCTCATTTCACGATTTTGCTCACCAAAATGGGTTAGTTTTCCGTTTCTCATGTCCTCATACCTCCTCTCAAAACGGCAAGGCTGAGCGAATGATTCGTCGTGTCAATGACATCACTCGCACGATTATGTCTCATGCCTCGATCCCTCCCACCTATTGGGACGACTCCCTTCATATGGCCGTCTACCTTCATAACATACTCCCTTCCAAAATTCTCGATTACGCTTCTCCAGTTTCAATTCTTTATCAACGACAACCAACGTACTCTCATATTCGTATTTTTGGTTGTCTTTGGTATCCAAACCTATCCGCCACCACTCCTCATAAGCTTTCTCCTCGTTCTActaggtgtgtttttcttggtttcCCAACACATCATCGTGGCTATCGTTGTCTCGACTTAGCCACTCACAAGATCATCTTATCTCGACACGTGACGTTTGATGAAAACGTTTTTCCATTCAAAGAAAAACTTCCCATCGCATCCCACAGTCCAGAGCCTCCTTCCACATCAACTCTCCCTCTTCTTCCCATTCGTCTTCTCTACCCAACAACTCTTAACCCTCAGACCAGCCTCCCTCCTGCCCTGCCATCTTCCGCCGCTTCTGCACAACCTATTTCCGCTGCACAGCAACTACCAGCTACACAGCACCATCCCGTCACTTCCCCACCAGTTCCTACTGCACAGGAACTACCATCTCCACAGCACAATCCCGTCATTTCCTCACCAGATTCCGCTCCACAGCAACTCTATACTCCTCCCCATCGTCGTTCCCCCACAGCAGCTCGACTCCACTCCACTGCACACCCAGATTCCAGACCTGCAGTTTCTGACAACTGCGATCCAGCAGGGTCTGTCCCTACCACGACCCCTGCCTGCCCTGCCCGGGCAGATACACCATCATCCCCCACTCCGTCTGTCCCTGACACTTCAGTCACCTCTTCTCGACCTGTCACCCGTGCCTCTCGTGGCATATTTCGTCCCACCCATCGTCTGAATCTTCATGTGCAAACACCACAACTTATATCCAATCTGCCAAAATCTCACCTGTCTGCTCTTCGTGATCCCAACTGGACCAAGTCCATGCTAGATGAGTTCGTTGCTATGTTAAAAACACACACTTGGGACCTAGTACCACGACCTCTTGGTGCTCATGTTATTCGCTCCATGTGGTTATATCGTCACAAGTTTAATGCAGATGGTACATTGCAGCGACACAAAGCCCGTCTTGTTGCCAACGGTAAGTCACAACAGGTTGgggttgattgttttgagacttttagtccggttgttaagccATCCACTATTCGTACCGTTCTCAGCATTGCCACGTCCAGATCCTAGCCGATTCATCAGTTGGATGTCAAGAATGCCTTTCTTCATGGGGACTTGTCCGAGACAGTTTATATGTTTCAACCTCCAGGTTTTGTTGACCCTACTCGCCCTGATTATGTTTGTCGTCTTCGTCGATCcctttatggtctcaaacaggcgcCTCGGGCGTGGTTTCAGAGGTTTGCAACTTTCATTACAGGTTGTGGTTTTCGGGGTAGTGTTTGTGATCCATCTCTTTTCATTTACCGGTCCGGTCAGGATACTGCATACTTAttattgtatgttgatgatatcatactcactgcctctactgatgctctACTGTCCCGTTTTATTGACCTGATGAAACAGGAATTTTCTATGACTGATCTTGGCCCGTTGTatcattttttgggtattacTGCCACTCGTTCTTCCTCAGGGTTGTTTTTATCTCATTCGATCTATACAAAGGATATTATTGCTCGTGCATCCATGACGAACTGCAATCCAGTAGCAACTCCGGTCGACACAAATTCTAAGATGAGCGCTACTTCTGGTCCAGCAATTTCGGATCCTACTTTATACAGAAGTCTGTCCGGGGCGCTACAATACCTTACTTTCACTCGACCGGATATCTCTTATGCAGTCCAGCAGGTATGTTTATTTATGCACGATCCTCGAGAGCCTCACATGCAAGCCATCAAGCGCATTATTCGATATCTTCAGGGCACTATTGATCACGGTTTGTCACTATCGGTTTCGAATATTTCTGCCCTAACCGCctactctgatgctgattgggaggGTTGTCCTGACTCACGACGCTCAACCTCTGGTTACTGCATATTTCTTGGGGACaatcttgtatcatggtcctcAAAACGTCAAGCAACTGTGTCCCGTTCCAGTGCCGAAGCAGAATACAGAGGTGTCGCTAATGCGGTGGCTGAAACAACCTGGCTACGGAATTTACTTCTTGAGTTGCATATACCATTACGGCGTGCTACTATGGTATATTGTGACAATGTGAGTGCTATCTACATGTCTGGTGATCCGGTTCAACATCAACGCACTAAGCATGTAGAGATTGATATCCACTTCGTTCGTGAAAGAGTTCGTATTGGTGACATTCGCGTATTGCACATCCCTTCAGAAAATCAGTATGCTGATATCTTCACGAAGGGTCTTCCACGTCAGTTGTTTCTTAgttttcgttctagtcttagcgtttgttcctctcccgctcagactaagggggtgtaatagaatatatttttccttatttacaGCTCACGGGATATTCTCATTGATGGACtgtaatcataataatatatattgcCTAACATCCCTCTAAGGAAGTTAAGACATAttttaccaaaaccaacaaaTCCATATTTAGGCTTCAAATTCAAGTGACAAGGTCATTTTTTCTCTTTAGTTTTAGCCTGCAGTGCAGATAGATTTTATCACGTAAACATCATAAATTTCAAGTTTGCCAATAGAAACTTGCACCCACAAGACGCAACAATTCAAGCAATCCCAACCTTGAGACTCAAAATTTATTGGGTGCAAGTGGGGTCCCTGAGAAGGGCCGTCAGTGGACCTAGCTGACCAACTAGGCAATATTATAACTTCTCCTTAGAGTCCTCCTGGGGTGAGCATTTTATCGTAATCATTGGATTTAACAGGGACCAACCGTTCTTTTGCGGATGGATAACCAGACCGTTCGTTATTGAGTTGGATGCAGATGTAATCTTTTAAATCCAACAGATTACGAATCGGGCACgaatgcaaccttgaaaattcgttggacatccatatctgTTAAATTAAAGGTATTTATATAGTTTTAGAAAATACCTATGAatcatttaggaatttttaagGGGTTTGATTGGGATGTTGTACATGGTAtttttatatttgtatatatatataagatatgTAGATTTTATAAGGAGTTACTTGTgttagctttattttctttactataaattttaactaaaacaaatccattggattattcgCATCTAATCCGTCCATCCGTGCATTCATTGGATGCAAATTCGTTGGATCTGGATTGGATGTGGATGCCAAATTTAGAATCCGTAGtgcattggattggatgcggatgaggtgaaaaccggtccataccggtcCATGCTCACCCCTAGGACTCCTCCAAGGTTGGGGATTTCGTCTCATATTCTACTAGTTGAAAGTCTTTCTTCATTCGCAGATAAGCCCACCAATATCTACGGGTAAATGGGCTCATGTCATATCTACGTAGGTTTTTCGAAGCATAAAAGAAGGTTATTAGCTTTAAAATGTGTGTAGGTGCATCCAATCATCCATAGTGTCATTGGTTACAATTTGGTTCAAAAAAAATAGAGACAACAACTCTCAAATTGTTGCTTCGAGGATTCTTAATGGCTTCTTTCCGTTGCGTAATTTGCTAGTTCATTGGTCGCCTGGTTGCCTTTCCTAATTGTGTGACGAGGGATCCATCCTAGTAGGTGTGTGATTTTATTGAGCACATATCTCAGGTACCATGGTGCTTTGGTAATGTGCTTGACGAAATGAGCTATGTCCGTGAGTGATTAAAAGCAAACCTTTGTCCATTGTGGTAATTATATAATTGTCCCTTGTTTTGATGAATTTCACAAATACCCTTACCACAAAATAAATATACTCCTCTCCATCTATAAGCCCATCAGGGGTCCATTAACATCTCTTTTGTTTCCATATTTATCCACCTCACACAAAATCACTTTCACTATTTTCTTTTTAGAtctaaatattttctctccatcTACTACTTCCTCTGCCATCACCAAATCTTCAACCTCTTCACTTCTCCATCGTTGCTACCAGagtaccaccaccatctcttacgCCGCCACCGCAACCAACACCATTAgtaccaccatcttcatcgtcaCAACC
Proteins encoded in this window:
- the LOC113326453 gene encoding uncharacterized protein LOC113326453, with amino-acid sequence MAGDKKTLHPAFTINNIKTLIPILLDIKQDEYSSWVFLFELHLQAHRLLFLIDGSTPPPDVDATTVLQLDALCRQWMFSTMTKDLMLTVLKSGETAQEIWNHLKKLFQDNKGNRAATLERQFVNLKFVDCTSIDDYCDKIKYLSDRLRDLDFPMNDKRLVIQLVNGLPEEYNMVASFIQ